The genomic interval GTCTGGCTGTCAACCAGACGTATGTACCGACCTCAGTCGAATTACATGAGAAAGACGAAATTGCTCTTATCACGCCGGTAAGCGGTGGTTAAAACATCAACCGAACTGAACCAAACGGATCAACGATGGAATTTCGTTCGCCTACAGTCTGGCTCTGGCTTCTTTCTGAGAAGCTTCCTGTAACCGAGGCGGTCTCGTTTCTTCAGACTCCAGAAGCTGGCGGACTGGCGCTGTTTATGGGAACCACCCGCCAGTGGACAGACAGCCGCGAAACCCTCTCGCTTTTTTACGAAGCCTACGAGCCAATGGCTCTAGCCGAAATGGGGCACCTTTCGGACGAAGCGCTACGCCGCTGGCCAGTACGCCGGCTCTGTCTCTGGCACCGGCTCGGCAACGTTCCACCTGGCGAAATCAGCGTACTGATTGGTGTGGCTACCCCTCACCGCGCTGAAGCGTTCGAAGCCTGTCGCTTTTTAATCGACACGCTGAAACGCCAGGTGCCTATCTGGAAGCGCGAGACGCTCTCCGATGGAAAGACCGTCTGGGTCGAAGAAGGCATTCCTGAGGAAAAACCTCGCTAACCGGCCATGCGCGTTGCTTATCTTCAATACAATCCGGTCTATCTTGAGGTCGCACACAACCTTGCCCGCGTTGAAACACTTCTCAAAGGAGTCGACGCGGATCTGATCGTCCTGCCTGAGCTTTTTGCCAGTGGTTATTTTTTTAGATCATCCGATGATCTGGCAGCCGTGGCCGAACCCATCCCAGAAGGCCCAACCATCCGTTGGATGCTCGACTGGTGCCGTCGAAAGCAAACGGTGCTGGTGGGTGGACTGCCCGAACACCATAACGGCCGCTTCTTCAACACTGCTGTTGTGGTAGGTCCTGATGGACTGATCGGCTCCTATCGCAAAGTGCACCTGTTTTACGAAGAAAAACTACACTTCAACCCGGGCGATCTGGGCTTTCGGGTCTTCGATGTACCCGATCCAAACGGTCAATCCTACCGGTTAGGCGTTATGATCTGCTTTGACTGGTACTTTCCAGAGGCAGCACGAACGTTGGCCCTGCAGGGGGCCGACATCATCGCACATCCTTCCAATCTGGTTCGCCCGGACTGCCCCCGCGCCATGCCCATTCGCGCGCTGGAAAACCACGTCTTTACAGTCACTGCCAATCGCTACGGCACAGAATCGAATGGCCGGGAAACCCTAAAGTTCATTGGCCAGAGCCTGATCTGTGACCCTGCCGGACACATCCTGAAAGCAGCGCCTCCTGAAGGCGATCAGGTAGGTATTGTTGAGATCGACCCCCGAAAAGCGCGCAACCGACGCATTACGTCTTACAATGACCTATTCGAAGATCGACGCCCGGCCTTTTATCGACTAAGCTGAGCCTGCAGCAGGGGAAAGGCCGCC from Rhodothermus sp. carries:
- a CDS encoding molybdenum cofactor biosynthesis protein MoaE; translation: MEFRSPTVWLWLLSEKLPVTEAVSFLQTPEAGGLALFMGTTRQWTDSRETLSLFYEAYEPMALAEMGHLSDEALRRWPVRRLCLWHRLGNVPPGEISVLIGVATPHRAEAFEACRFLIDTLKRQVPIWKRETLSDGKTVWVEEGIPEEKPR
- a CDS encoding nitrilase-related carbon-nitrogen hydrolase; translated protein: MRVAYLQYNPVYLEVAHNLARVETLLKGVDADLIVLPELFASGYFFRSSDDLAAVAEPIPEGPTIRWMLDWCRRKQTVLVGGLPEHHNGRFFNTAVVVGPDGLIGSYRKVHLFYEEKLHFNPGDLGFRVFDVPDPNGQSYRLGVMICFDWYFPEAARTLALQGADIIAHPSNLVRPDCPRAMPIRALENHVFTVTANRYGTESNGRETLKFIGQSLICDPAGHILKAAPPEGDQVGIVEIDPRKARNRRITSYNDLFEDRRPAFYRLS